The following coding sequences are from one Musa acuminata AAA Group cultivar baxijiao chromosome BXJ1-6, Cavendish_Baxijiao_AAA, whole genome shotgun sequence window:
- the LOC135581451 gene encoding myb-related protein 2-like isoform X2 produces MFQHQPHQGHNNLLSPRTTFPSERQLFLQRGNTAGEPGLVLSTDAKPRLKWNPELHERFVEAVNQLGGADKATPKTIMRLMGIPGLTLYHLKSHLQKYRLGKNLLAQTNTGSTKNVIGCTLAAEKTSEGNGSSMNIAAPTNKTMQINEALQMQIEVQRQLHEQLEVQRHLQLQIEAQGKYLQSVLEKAQETLGKQNLGSAGLEVAKFQLSELVSKVSGECFSDPFPGLEENPRLHMFQLNPAQLADCSVDSCLTSSEGSQKEQDTHAAIMGLRVSHQDFPLYVKQFGEHTRLEQTQNAWHGDLSKQTTFTSSILRDSQRASFPIQRDLNIIQASVKPQREIRDSATVPEARKKDRDDEDMFLEHTSSKRAAVKQESRKQSDGFELPCLTTDLELKIHEDSEGASSCKKFDLNGFSWN; encoded by the exons ATGTTTCAGCATCAACCTCATCAAGGCCACAATAATCTCCTTTCTCCTAGGACGACATTTCCTTCAGAAAGGCAATTGTTTCTGCAAAGAGGAAATACTGCAGGAGAGCCAGGACTGGTTCTTTCAACTGATGCCAAGCCTAGACTTAAATGGAACCCTGAGCTCCATGAGAGATTTGTGGAGGCGGTGAATCAACTTGGTGGAGCAGACA AGGCTACTCCAAAAACAATCATGAGACTCATGGGCATTCCAGGATTAACTTTGTACCACCTAAAAAGTCATCTTCAG AAATACAGGCTTGGTAAAAACCTCCTGGCTCAAACAAATACCGGAAGTACCAAGAATG TTATTGGATGTACACTAGCAGCAGAGAAAACATCAGAGGGCAATGGATCATCAATGAACATCGCAGCCCCGACAAATAA AACCATGCAGATTAATGAAGCACTCCAAATGCAAATTGAAGTACAAAGACAATTACATGAACAACTTGAG GTGCAAAGACACTTACAACTCCAAATAGAGGCACAGGGAAAGTATTTGCAGTCAGTGCTAGAGAAGGCCCAAGAGACTCTTGGGAAGCAGAACTTGGGCTCCGCAGGGCTAGAAGTTGCCAAATTCCAACTCTCCGAACTGGTCTCTAAAGTCTCAGGTGAATGCTTCAGCGACCCATTTCCAGGTCTGGAAGAAAATCCTCGCCTGCATATGTTTCAACTAAACCCAGCTCAACTTGCTGATTGTTCAGTAGATAGTTGCTTGACATCGTCTGAGGGATCACAAAAGGAGCAAGATACACATGCTGCCATTATGGGATTAAGAGTCTCTCATCAAGATTTTCCTTTATACGTGAAACAATTCGGAGAGCACACCAGGCTTGAACAGACACAAAATGCATGGCATGGTGATTTGAGTAAGCAGACGACTTTTACTTCATCAAttttaagagattcacaaaggGCATCTTTCCCAATCCAGAGGGACCTAAACATTATACAAGCCAGTGTTAagcctcaaagagaaattagggaCAGTGCAACTGTTCCTGAGGCACGAAAGAAGGACAGAGATGATGAAGACATGTTTCTTGAACACACAAGCAGCAAGAGAGCAGCAGTCAAACAGGAGAGTCGAAAGCAATCAGACGGGTTTGAACTGCCATGTCTTACAACAGACCTAGAACTGAAAATCCATGAAGACAGTGAAGGTGCTTCAAGTTGTAAAAAATTTGACCTGAATGGCTTCAGTTGGAACTGA
- the LOC135581451 gene encoding myb-related protein 2-like isoform X1, with protein sequence MFQHQPHQGHNNLLSPRTTFPSERQLFLQRGNTAGEPGLVLSTDAKPRLKWNPELHERFVEAVNQLGGADKATPKTIMRLMGIPGLTLYHLKSHLQKYRLGKNLLAQTNTGSTKNVIGCTLAAEKTSEGNGSSMNIAAPTNNFRTMQINEALQMQIEVQRQLHEQLEVQRHLQLQIEAQGKYLQSVLEKAQETLGKQNLGSAGLEVAKFQLSELVSKVSGECFSDPFPGLEENPRLHMFQLNPAQLADCSVDSCLTSSEGSQKEQDTHAAIMGLRVSHQDFPLYVKQFGEHTRLEQTQNAWHGDLSKQTTFTSSILRDSQRASFPIQRDLNIIQASVKPQREIRDSATVPEARKKDRDDEDMFLEHTSSKRAAVKQESRKQSDGFELPCLTTDLELKIHEDSEGASSCKKFDLNGFSWN encoded by the exons ATGTTTCAGCATCAACCTCATCAAGGCCACAATAATCTCCTTTCTCCTAGGACGACATTTCCTTCAGAAAGGCAATTGTTTCTGCAAAGAGGAAATACTGCAGGAGAGCCAGGACTGGTTCTTTCAACTGATGCCAAGCCTAGACTTAAATGGAACCCTGAGCTCCATGAGAGATTTGTGGAGGCGGTGAATCAACTTGGTGGAGCAGACA AGGCTACTCCAAAAACAATCATGAGACTCATGGGCATTCCAGGATTAACTTTGTACCACCTAAAAAGTCATCTTCAG AAATACAGGCTTGGTAAAAACCTCCTGGCTCAAACAAATACCGGAAGTACCAAGAATG TTATTGGATGTACACTAGCAGCAGAGAAAACATCAGAGGGCAATGGATCATCAATGAACATCGCAGCCCCGACAAATAA TTTCAGAACCATGCAGATTAATGAAGCACTCCAAATGCAAATTGAAGTACAAAGACAATTACATGAACAACTTGAG GTGCAAAGACACTTACAACTCCAAATAGAGGCACAGGGAAAGTATTTGCAGTCAGTGCTAGAGAAGGCCCAAGAGACTCTTGGGAAGCAGAACTTGGGCTCCGCAGGGCTAGAAGTTGCCAAATTCCAACTCTCCGAACTGGTCTCTAAAGTCTCAGGTGAATGCTTCAGCGACCCATTTCCAGGTCTGGAAGAAAATCCTCGCCTGCATATGTTTCAACTAAACCCAGCTCAACTTGCTGATTGTTCAGTAGATAGTTGCTTGACATCGTCTGAGGGATCACAAAAGGAGCAAGATACACATGCTGCCATTATGGGATTAAGAGTCTCTCATCAAGATTTTCCTTTATACGTGAAACAATTCGGAGAGCACACCAGGCTTGAACAGACACAAAATGCATGGCATGGTGATTTGAGTAAGCAGACGACTTTTACTTCATCAAttttaagagattcacaaaggGCATCTTTCCCAATCCAGAGGGACCTAAACATTATACAAGCCAGTGTTAagcctcaaagagaaattagggaCAGTGCAACTGTTCCTGAGGCACGAAAGAAGGACAGAGATGATGAAGACATGTTTCTTGAACACACAAGCAGCAAGAGAGCAGCAGTCAAACAGGAGAGTCGAAAGCAATCAGACGGGTTTGAACTGCCATGTCTTACAACAGACCTAGAACTGAAAATCCATGAAGACAGTGAAGGTGCTTCAAGTTGTAAAAAATTTGACCTGAATGGCTTCAGTTGGAACTGA
- the LOC135581451 gene encoding myb-related protein 2-like isoform X5 has translation MFQHQPHQGHNNLLSPRTTFPSERQLFLQRGNTAGEPGLVLSTDAKPRLKWNPELHERFVEAVNQLGGADKATPKTIMRLMGIPGLTLYHLKSHLQKYRLGKNLLAQTNTGSTKNVIGCTLAAEKTSEGNGSSMNIAAPTNKTMQINEALQMQIEVQRQLHEQLEVQRHLQLQIEAQGKYLQSVLEKAQETLGKQNLGSAGLEVAKFQLSELVSKVSVDSCLTSSEGSQKEQDTHAAIMGLRVSHQDFPLYVKQFGEHTRLEQTQNAWHGDLSKQTTFTSSILRDSQRASFPIQRDLNIIQASVKPQREIRDSATVPEARKKDRDDEDMFLEHTSSKRAAVKQESRKQSDGFELPCLTTDLELKIHEDSEGASSCKKFDLNGFSWN, from the exons ATGTTTCAGCATCAACCTCATCAAGGCCACAATAATCTCCTTTCTCCTAGGACGACATTTCCTTCAGAAAGGCAATTGTTTCTGCAAAGAGGAAATACTGCAGGAGAGCCAGGACTGGTTCTTTCAACTGATGCCAAGCCTAGACTTAAATGGAACCCTGAGCTCCATGAGAGATTTGTGGAGGCGGTGAATCAACTTGGTGGAGCAGACA AGGCTACTCCAAAAACAATCATGAGACTCATGGGCATTCCAGGATTAACTTTGTACCACCTAAAAAGTCATCTTCAG AAATACAGGCTTGGTAAAAACCTCCTGGCTCAAACAAATACCGGAAGTACCAAGAATG TTATTGGATGTACACTAGCAGCAGAGAAAACATCAGAGGGCAATGGATCATCAATGAACATCGCAGCCCCGACAAATAA AACCATGCAGATTAATGAAGCACTCCAAATGCAAATTGAAGTACAAAGACAATTACATGAACAACTTGAG GTGCAAAGACACTTACAACTCCAAATAGAGGCACAGGGAAAGTATTTGCAGTCAGTGCTAGAGAAGGCCCAAGAGACTCTTGGGAAGCAGAACTTGGGCTCCGCAGGGCTAGAAGTTGCCAAATTCCAACTCTCCGAACTGGTCTCTAAAGTCTCAG TAGATAGTTGCTTGACATCGTCTGAGGGATCACAAAAGGAGCAAGATACACATGCTGCCATTATGGGATTAAGAGTCTCTCATCAAGATTTTCCTTTATACGTGAAACAATTCGGAGAGCACACCAGGCTTGAACAGACACAAAATGCATGGCATGGTGATTTGAGTAAGCAGACGACTTTTACTTCATCAAttttaagagattcacaaaggGCATCTTTCCCAATCCAGAGGGACCTAAACATTATACAAGCCAGTGTTAagcctcaaagagaaattagggaCAGTGCAACTGTTCCTGAGGCACGAAAGAAGGACAGAGATGATGAAGACATGTTTCTTGAACACACAAGCAGCAAGAGAGCAGCAGTCAAACAGGAGAGTCGAAAGCAATCAGACGGGTTTGAACTGCCATGTCTTACAACAGACCTAGAACTGAAAATCCATGAAGACAGTGAAGGTGCTTCAAGTTGTAAAAAATTTGACCTGAATGGCTTCAGTTGGAACTGA
- the LOC135581451 gene encoding myb-related protein 2-like isoform X7, with amino-acid sequence MFQHQPHQGHNNLLSPRTTFPSERQLFLQRGNTAGEPGLVLSTDAKPRLKWNPELHERFVEAVNQLGGADIIGCTLAAEKTSEGNGSSMNIAAPTNKTMQINEALQMQIEVQRQLHEQLEVQRHLQLQIEAQGKYLQSVLEKAQETLGKQNLGSAGLEVAKFQLSELVSKVSGECFSDPFPGLEENPRLHMFQLNPAQLADCSVDSCLTSSEGSQKEQDTHAAIMGLRVSHQDFPLYVKQFGEHTRLEQTQNAWHGDLSKQTTFTSSILRDSQRASFPIQRDLNIIQASVKPQREIRDSATVPEARKKDRDDEDMFLEHTSSKRAAVKQESRKQSDGFELPCLTTDLELKIHEDSEGASSCKKFDLNGFSWN; translated from the exons ATGTTTCAGCATCAACCTCATCAAGGCCACAATAATCTCCTTTCTCCTAGGACGACATTTCCTTCAGAAAGGCAATTGTTTCTGCAAAGAGGAAATACTGCAGGAGAGCCAGGACTGGTTCTTTCAACTGATGCCAAGCCTAGACTTAAATGGAACCCTGAGCTCCATGAGAGATTTGTGGAGGCGGTGAATCAACTTGGTGGAGCAGACA TTATTGGATGTACACTAGCAGCAGAGAAAACATCAGAGGGCAATGGATCATCAATGAACATCGCAGCCCCGACAAATAA AACCATGCAGATTAATGAAGCACTCCAAATGCAAATTGAAGTACAAAGACAATTACATGAACAACTTGAG GTGCAAAGACACTTACAACTCCAAATAGAGGCACAGGGAAAGTATTTGCAGTCAGTGCTAGAGAAGGCCCAAGAGACTCTTGGGAAGCAGAACTTGGGCTCCGCAGGGCTAGAAGTTGCCAAATTCCAACTCTCCGAACTGGTCTCTAAAGTCTCAGGTGAATGCTTCAGCGACCCATTTCCAGGTCTGGAAGAAAATCCTCGCCTGCATATGTTTCAACTAAACCCAGCTCAACTTGCTGATTGTTCAGTAGATAGTTGCTTGACATCGTCTGAGGGATCACAAAAGGAGCAAGATACACATGCTGCCATTATGGGATTAAGAGTCTCTCATCAAGATTTTCCTTTATACGTGAAACAATTCGGAGAGCACACCAGGCTTGAACAGACACAAAATGCATGGCATGGTGATTTGAGTAAGCAGACGACTTTTACTTCATCAAttttaagagattcacaaaggGCATCTTTCCCAATCCAGAGGGACCTAAACATTATACAAGCCAGTGTTAagcctcaaagagaaattagggaCAGTGCAACTGTTCCTGAGGCACGAAAGAAGGACAGAGATGATGAAGACATGTTTCTTGAACACACAAGCAGCAAGAGAGCAGCAGTCAAACAGGAGAGTCGAAAGCAATCAGACGGGTTTGAACTGCCATGTCTTACAACAGACCTAGAACTGAAAATCCATGAAGACAGTGAAGGTGCTTCAAGTTGTAAAAAATTTGACCTGAATGGCTTCAGTTGGAACTGA
- the LOC135581451 gene encoding myb-related protein 2-like isoform X3: protein MFQHQPHQGHNNLLSPRTTFPSERQLFLQRGNTAGEPGLVLSTDAKPRLKWNPELHERFVEAVNQLGGADKATPKTIMRLMGIPGLTLYHLKSHLQKYRLGKNLLAQTNTGSTKNVIGCTLAAEKTSEGNGSSMNIAAPTNNFRTMQINEALQMQIEVQRQLHEQLEVQRHLQLQIEAQGKYLQSVLEKAQETLGKQNLGSAGLEVAKFQLSELVSKVSVDSCLTSSEGSQKEQDTHAAIMGLRVSHQDFPLYVKQFGEHTRLEQTQNAWHGDLSKQTTFTSSILRDSQRASFPIQRDLNIIQASVKPQREIRDSATVPEARKKDRDDEDMFLEHTSSKRAAVKQESRKQSDGFELPCLTTDLELKIHEDSEGASSCKKFDLNGFSWN, encoded by the exons ATGTTTCAGCATCAACCTCATCAAGGCCACAATAATCTCCTTTCTCCTAGGACGACATTTCCTTCAGAAAGGCAATTGTTTCTGCAAAGAGGAAATACTGCAGGAGAGCCAGGACTGGTTCTTTCAACTGATGCCAAGCCTAGACTTAAATGGAACCCTGAGCTCCATGAGAGATTTGTGGAGGCGGTGAATCAACTTGGTGGAGCAGACA AGGCTACTCCAAAAACAATCATGAGACTCATGGGCATTCCAGGATTAACTTTGTACCACCTAAAAAGTCATCTTCAG AAATACAGGCTTGGTAAAAACCTCCTGGCTCAAACAAATACCGGAAGTACCAAGAATG TTATTGGATGTACACTAGCAGCAGAGAAAACATCAGAGGGCAATGGATCATCAATGAACATCGCAGCCCCGACAAATAA TTTCAGAACCATGCAGATTAATGAAGCACTCCAAATGCAAATTGAAGTACAAAGACAATTACATGAACAACTTGAG GTGCAAAGACACTTACAACTCCAAATAGAGGCACAGGGAAAGTATTTGCAGTCAGTGCTAGAGAAGGCCCAAGAGACTCTTGGGAAGCAGAACTTGGGCTCCGCAGGGCTAGAAGTTGCCAAATTCCAACTCTCCGAACTGGTCTCTAAAGTCTCAG TAGATAGTTGCTTGACATCGTCTGAGGGATCACAAAAGGAGCAAGATACACATGCTGCCATTATGGGATTAAGAGTCTCTCATCAAGATTTTCCTTTATACGTGAAACAATTCGGAGAGCACACCAGGCTTGAACAGACACAAAATGCATGGCATGGTGATTTGAGTAAGCAGACGACTTTTACTTCATCAAttttaagagattcacaaaggGCATCTTTCCCAATCCAGAGGGACCTAAACATTATACAAGCCAGTGTTAagcctcaaagagaaattagggaCAGTGCAACTGTTCCTGAGGCACGAAAGAAGGACAGAGATGATGAAGACATGTTTCTTGAACACACAAGCAGCAAGAGAGCAGCAGTCAAACAGGAGAGTCGAAAGCAATCAGACGGGTTTGAACTGCCATGTCTTACAACAGACCTAGAACTGAAAATCCATGAAGACAGTGAAGGTGCTTCAAGTTGTAAAAAATTTGACCTGAATGGCTTCAGTTGGAACTGA
- the LOC135581451 gene encoding myb-related protein 2-like isoform X4 produces the protein MFQHQPHQGHNNLLSPRTTFPSERQLFLQRGNTAGEPGLVLSTDAKPRLKWNPELHERFVEAVNQLGGADKATPKTIMRLMGIPGLTLYHLKSHLQKYRLGKNLLAQTNTGSTKNVIGCTLAAEKTSEGNGSSMNIAAPTNNFRTMQINEALQMQIEVQRQLHEQLEVQRHLQLQIEAQGKYLQSVLEKAQETLGKQNLGSAGLEVAKFQLSELVSKVSDSCLTSSEGSQKEQDTHAAIMGLRVSHQDFPLYVKQFGEHTRLEQTQNAWHGDLSKQTTFTSSILRDSQRASFPIQRDLNIIQASVKPQREIRDSATVPEARKKDRDDEDMFLEHTSSKRAAVKQESRKQSDGFELPCLTTDLELKIHEDSEGASSCKKFDLNGFSWN, from the exons ATGTTTCAGCATCAACCTCATCAAGGCCACAATAATCTCCTTTCTCCTAGGACGACATTTCCTTCAGAAAGGCAATTGTTTCTGCAAAGAGGAAATACTGCAGGAGAGCCAGGACTGGTTCTTTCAACTGATGCCAAGCCTAGACTTAAATGGAACCCTGAGCTCCATGAGAGATTTGTGGAGGCGGTGAATCAACTTGGTGGAGCAGACA AGGCTACTCCAAAAACAATCATGAGACTCATGGGCATTCCAGGATTAACTTTGTACCACCTAAAAAGTCATCTTCAG AAATACAGGCTTGGTAAAAACCTCCTGGCTCAAACAAATACCGGAAGTACCAAGAATG TTATTGGATGTACACTAGCAGCAGAGAAAACATCAGAGGGCAATGGATCATCAATGAACATCGCAGCCCCGACAAATAA TTTCAGAACCATGCAGATTAATGAAGCACTCCAAATGCAAATTGAAGTACAAAGACAATTACATGAACAACTTGAG GTGCAAAGACACTTACAACTCCAAATAGAGGCACAGGGAAAGTATTTGCAGTCAGTGCTAGAGAAGGCCCAAGAGACTCTTGGGAAGCAGAACTTGGGCTCCGCAGGGCTAGAAGTTGCCAAATTCCAACTCTCCGAACTGGTCTCTAAAGTCTCAG ATAGTTGCTTGACATCGTCTGAGGGATCACAAAAGGAGCAAGATACACATGCTGCCATTATGGGATTAAGAGTCTCTCATCAAGATTTTCCTTTATACGTGAAACAATTCGGAGAGCACACCAGGCTTGAACAGACACAAAATGCATGGCATGGTGATTTGAGTAAGCAGACGACTTTTACTTCATCAAttttaagagattcacaaaggGCATCTTTCCCAATCCAGAGGGACCTAAACATTATACAAGCCAGTGTTAagcctcaaagagaaattagggaCAGTGCAACTGTTCCTGAGGCACGAAAGAAGGACAGAGATGATGAAGACATGTTTCTTGAACACACAAGCAGCAAGAGAGCAGCAGTCAAACAGGAGAGTCGAAAGCAATCAGACGGGTTTGAACTGCCATGTCTTACAACAGACCTAGAACTGAAAATCCATGAAGACAGTGAAGGTGCTTCAAGTTGTAAAAAATTTGACCTGAATGGCTTCAGTTGGAACTGA
- the LOC135581451 gene encoding myb-related protein 2-like isoform X6: protein MFQHQPHQGHNNLLSPRTTFPSERQLFLQRGNTAGEPGLVLSTDAKPRLKWNPELHERFVEAVNQLGGADIIGCTLAAEKTSEGNGSSMNIAAPTNNFRTMQINEALQMQIEVQRQLHEQLEVQRHLQLQIEAQGKYLQSVLEKAQETLGKQNLGSAGLEVAKFQLSELVSKVSGECFSDPFPGLEENPRLHMFQLNPAQLADCSVDSCLTSSEGSQKEQDTHAAIMGLRVSHQDFPLYVKQFGEHTRLEQTQNAWHGDLSKQTTFTSSILRDSQRASFPIQRDLNIIQASVKPQREIRDSATVPEARKKDRDDEDMFLEHTSSKRAAVKQESRKQSDGFELPCLTTDLELKIHEDSEGASSCKKFDLNGFSWN from the exons ATGTTTCAGCATCAACCTCATCAAGGCCACAATAATCTCCTTTCTCCTAGGACGACATTTCCTTCAGAAAGGCAATTGTTTCTGCAAAGAGGAAATACTGCAGGAGAGCCAGGACTGGTTCTTTCAACTGATGCCAAGCCTAGACTTAAATGGAACCCTGAGCTCCATGAGAGATTTGTGGAGGCGGTGAATCAACTTGGTGGAGCAGACA TTATTGGATGTACACTAGCAGCAGAGAAAACATCAGAGGGCAATGGATCATCAATGAACATCGCAGCCCCGACAAATAA TTTCAGAACCATGCAGATTAATGAAGCACTCCAAATGCAAATTGAAGTACAAAGACAATTACATGAACAACTTGAG GTGCAAAGACACTTACAACTCCAAATAGAGGCACAGGGAAAGTATTTGCAGTCAGTGCTAGAGAAGGCCCAAGAGACTCTTGGGAAGCAGAACTTGGGCTCCGCAGGGCTAGAAGTTGCCAAATTCCAACTCTCCGAACTGGTCTCTAAAGTCTCAGGTGAATGCTTCAGCGACCCATTTCCAGGTCTGGAAGAAAATCCTCGCCTGCATATGTTTCAACTAAACCCAGCTCAACTTGCTGATTGTTCAGTAGATAGTTGCTTGACATCGTCTGAGGGATCACAAAAGGAGCAAGATACACATGCTGCCATTATGGGATTAAGAGTCTCTCATCAAGATTTTCCTTTATACGTGAAACAATTCGGAGAGCACACCAGGCTTGAACAGACACAAAATGCATGGCATGGTGATTTGAGTAAGCAGACGACTTTTACTTCATCAAttttaagagattcacaaaggGCATCTTTCCCAATCCAGAGGGACCTAAACATTATACAAGCCAGTGTTAagcctcaaagagaaattagggaCAGTGCAACTGTTCCTGAGGCACGAAAGAAGGACAGAGATGATGAAGACATGTTTCTTGAACACACAAGCAGCAAGAGAGCAGCAGTCAAACAGGAGAGTCGAAAGCAATCAGACGGGTTTGAACTGCCATGTCTTACAACAGACCTAGAACTGAAAATCCATGAAGACAGTGAAGGTGCTTCAAGTTGTAAAAAATTTGACCTGAATGGCTTCAGTTGGAACTGA
- the LOC135677176 gene encoding cyclic dof factor 1-like, with protein sequence MSEAKDPAIKLFGTTIPVVASSPTRIADAEDSEVEAADTEPVVSAAEGQKDASEEVDNVLATEADEEDEGAPISSSGLTSSHKDEVNKTSIADEKAAEKGKSEDTKTETDCSTQEKVLKKPDKILPCPRCNSMDTKFCYYNNYNVNQPRHFCKNCQRYWTAGGTMRNVPVGAGRRKSKHSVALQCRSLVIPSTGLQSTQPDTPNSTHHQRALPCVPTSPARPLVGNGTVLRFGQEVPLCESVASVFGIRGEQGETADSGSTIRGDNREEPCRASSDMERSSVQVHCNGLATWAYPWRPTWNDVAAMEAHSCRPENGDWRSVPWGAGAVMAATLPFPLMAAPFWGFTAWPNGTWNVSSTSNRGCSGNDSPTLGKHSRDSNLASEAETMEKSLWVPKTLRIDDPEEAAKSSIWAALGIKPDMGGIIFQSKAEKTANKSDVARILHANPAALSRFESFQEST encoded by the exons ATGTCCGAGGCCAAGGACCCCGCGATCAAGCTCTTCGGCACCACCATCCCCGTGGTGGCTTCCTCTCCGACCAGGATTGCGGATGCTGAGGACTCCGAGGTTGAGGCGGCGGACACGGAGCCCGTCGTGTCTGCGGCAGAGGGGCAGAAA GATGCATCTGAAGAAGTCGACAATGTTTTGGCTACAGAAGCTGATGAAGAGGATGAAGGTGCACCAATCAGTTCATCCGGTTTGACCAGTAGCCATAAAGATGAAGTCAACAAAACCTCCATTGCAGATGAAAAAGCAGCAGAAAAAGGCAAATCTGAGGACACCAAAACTGAGACTGATTGCTCGACACAAGAAAAGGTTCTCAAGAAGCCGGATAAGATTCTACCGTGCCCGCGCTGTAATAGCATGGACACCAAATTCTGCTATTACAACAACTACAATGTTAACCAACCGAGACACTTCTGCAAGAACTGCCAGAGGTATTGGACTGCCGGAGGAACAATGAGGAACGTCCCTGTGGGTGCCGGCAGGCGTAAGAGCAAGCATTCGGTGGCTTTACAGTGTCGGAGCTTGGTGATTCCTTCAACCGGGTTACAGTCTACTCAACCGGACACTCCGAACTCGACTCATCATCAACGAGCTCTCCCGTGTGTGCCGACGTCCCCTGCACGACCTCTGGTCGGAAATGGCACCGTCCTTAGATTTGGACAAGAGGTTCCTCTCTGCGAGTCCGTGGCCTCTGTGTTCGGTATCAGAGGAGAGCAAGGTGAGACTGCCGATTCTGGCTCCACGATACGTGGAGACAACAGGGAGGAGCCTTGCCGTGCATCTTCTGACATGGAACGAAGCAGCGTGCAAGTTCACTGCAACGGACTTGCTACCTGGGCGTATCCATGGAGACCAACTTGGAACGATGTGGCTGCCATGGAAGCGCATTCTTGCAGACCAGAGAATGGCGATTGGAGATCGGTTCCGTGGGGTGCCGGAGCGGTGATGGCAGCAACACTCCCTTTCCCTCTCATGGCAGCTCCATTTTGGGGCTTCACCGCCTGGCCAAATGGGACGTGGAATGTATCTTCTACGAGCAACAGAGGTTGTTCAGGAAATGACTCGCCGACTTTGGGGAAGCATTCCAGAGATAGCAACTTAGCGAGCGAGGCGGAGACGATGGAGAAGTCTTTGTGGGTTCCGAAGACTCTTAGGATAGATGATCCAGAGGAGGCTGCAAAGAGTTCGATATGGGCTGCGTTAGGTATCAAGCCTGACATGGGTGGTATCATCTTCCAGTCCAAGGCCGAGAAGACAGCTAATAAGTCGGATGTCGCACGTATATTGCATGCAAATCCTGCTGCATTGTCCAGATTCGAGTCATTCCAAGAAAGCACATAG